From one Vanacampus margaritifer isolate UIUO_Vmar chromosome 12, RoL_Vmar_1.0, whole genome shotgun sequence genomic stretch:
- the LOC144061703 gene encoding lysosomal cholesterol signaling protein-like isoform X1 encodes METAGRYALIHGKNISHSSLRSPDGSAGTGPHMSIDKLFPALLECFGIIMCGYIAGRTDVITENQAKGLGNFVSKFALPALLFKNMVLLDFGNVIWSFLWSVLVAKVAVFTLVCVLTLMVASPENRYGKAGLYAIFATQSNDFALGHPIVDALYRSTYPEYLQYIYLVAPVSLMLLNPIGFALCEVQRWRRRTDHHVERSTASVLAVVTLQVLKNPIVFMVVVGIAAHFAMGQRIPDVLSQFIDGLANSFGGAALFYLGLTMVGQLRKLTRDTGVALILLITAKLLVMPLFCKEIMDILDVGVNSSSANHTSFSNFAFLYGVFPTAPSVAIYAGHYGMELEVVTSGMVISTFLSAPIMYVSAWLLTIPLMDPAPLVAELQNVSFNISIVCLLALVWTIAVMLLSGKFKCLPHLFVLNLFLAQFLVCVSMILWNFMSRREDNLTGKMLAFALLYGSLYSTYIWTGLIPLCLALTSRDDLLRLRPAIFMILGWGVPFFMVGGLLLVGQRTDSIDSAFFFGKAQIISTAAVLSVSLALAAVSLMGLSQGDREQRGYHVLSRATLPASSEEQLRTPAGVEDPLQQQQQQQQPQQEQSAELSPSGYSIFSDLHKPPSLQSMPDMITSTQRNHGNSTGHTGTLCDGQQQSLSSSEHLLNLTTPERQQAADDKQTVRHVLLCLLLFVSLLANLSSCLWWLLNKDPGHLYLELQFFCAVANYGQGFLSFGILGLDQHLILLPFKKMLSVWRGRDADRSSPAGGAREEVRLTCTQFVHYHKEQCVQGLLHVHSASGESASAPTGESLL; translated from the exons ATGGAGACAGCCGGCAGATACGCGCTCATTCACGGGAAGAACATCTCCCACAGCTCCCTGAGGAGCCCTGATGGTAGTGCTGGTACTGGGCCTCACATGTCCATCGACAAGCTGTTCCCAGCCCTGCTCGAGTGCTTTGGAATTATCATGTGTGGATACATAGCTGGCAG GACTGACGTGATCACAGAGAACCAGGCGAAAGGTCTGGGCAACTTTGTGTCTAAATTTGCCCTCCCGGCTCTGCTTTTCAAAAACATGGTGCTGCTGGATTTCGGCAATGTCATCTGGTCCTTCCTGTGGAGCGTCCTGGTCGCCAAG GTGGCTGTGTTCACGCTGGTTTGTGTTCTCACGCTGATGGTTGCCAGTCCGGAAAACAGGTATGGCAAAGCCGGACTGTACGCCATCTTTGCCACGCAAAGCAACGACTTTGCCTTGGGCCATCCAATAG TGGATGCTTTGTATCGGAGCACGTACCCAGAGTACTTGCAGTACATTTACCTGGTGGCCCCCGTGTCGCTCATGCTGCTCAATCCCATCGGTTTTGCTCTGTGCGAGGTGCAGAGGTGGAGAAGGCGGACCGACCACCATGTGGAGCGAAGCACAGCCAGCGTGCTGGCGGTGGTCACCCTACAG GTGTTAAAGAACCCGATCGTGTTCATGGTGGTGGTGGGCATCGCCGCACACTTTGCTATGGGTCAGAGAATCCCTGACGTGCTGTCACAATTCATCGATGGCCTGGCTAACTCTTTCGGAGGGGCTGCTTTGTTTTACCTGGGTCTCACCATG GTTGGACAACTGAGGAAACTAACACGAGACACCGGCGTTGCGTTGATTCTCCTTATCACTGCCAAACT TCTGGTGATGCCGCTGTTCTGCAAAGAAATTATGGACATTTTGGATGTGGGCGTTAACAGTAGCAGCGCCAATCACACCAGCTTTTCCAACTTTGCCTTCCTCTACGGCGTCTTCCCGACTGCACCCAGTGTGGCCATCTACGCTGGACATTACGGCATGGAACTGGAGGTG GTAACGTCAGGGATGGTCATCAGCACATTCCTCTCGGCGCCCATCATGTACGTCTCGGCCTGGCTGCTGACCATCCCGCTGATGGACCCTGCGCCTCTGGTGGCCGAGCTTCAGAACGTCAGCTTCAACATCAGCATCGTATGCCTGCTGGCGCTG GTTTGGACCATCGCTGTGATGCTGCTCAGCGGGAAATTCAAGTGTCTTCCTCATCTCTTTGTCTTAAATCTCTTCTTGGCTCAG TTCCTGGTGTGTGTGAGCATGATCCTGTGGAACTTCATGTCCAGACGAGAGGATAATCTGACGGGCAAAATGCTGGCCTTTGCGCTGCTCTACGGCTCTCTTTACAGCACGTACATTTGGACAG GGTTAATCCCGTTGTGCTTGGCTCTGACCAGCAGAGATGATCTGCTCAGGCTTCGGCCGGCTATTTTCATGATTCTGGGTTGGGG GGTCCCTTTCTTCATGGTGGGAGGTCTTTTGTTAGTGGGTCAGAGGACCGACTCCATCGATTCTGCCTTCTTTTTTGGAAAAGCTCAG ATTATCAGCACAGCAGCAGTGCTGTCAGTCAGCCTGGCGCTGGCTGCTGTTTCTCTGATGGGCCTTAGCCAGGGAGACAGAGAGCAAAGAGGCTACCACGTCCTGAGTCGGGCTACACTACCTGCCTCCAGTGAGGAGCAGCTGAGGACCCCTGCTGGTGTGGAAGACccactacaacaacaacaacagcagcagcagccgcaacAAGAGCAGTCAGCAGAACTTTCACCTTCTGGCTACAGTATTTTTTCAG ACCTCCATAAGCCTCCTTCACTCCAGTCCATGCCGGATATGATCACCAGCACACAGAGGAACCATGGCAACAGCACAG GCCACACGGGGACGCTGTGCGACGGGCAGCAGCAGAGTTTGTCCTCTTCAGAACATCTACTGAACTTAACAACACCTGAGCGTCAGCAAGCCGCAGATGACAAGCAGACAGTCAGACACGTTCTGCTTTGTCTCCTGCTTTTTGTCAGCTTGCTAGCG AACCTGTCGAGTTGCCTGTGGTGGTTGCTAAACAAAGACCCCGGCCACCTGTACTTGGAGCTTCAGTTCTTCTGCGCCGTGGCCAACTACGGCCAAGGCTTCCTGTCCTTCGGGATCTTAGGCCTGGACCAGCATCTCATCCTCCTCCCCTTCAAAAAGAT GTTGTCTGTGTGGCGAGGACGAGACGCGGACCGCAGCAGTCCGGCAGGAGGTGCTCGCGAGGAAGTCCGGCTCACTTGCACGCAGTTTGTGCACTACCACAAGGAGCAATGTGTGCAAGGGCTGCTGCACGTGCACAG TGCCTCAGGGGAGAGCGCGAGTGCCCCAACTGGCGAATCCTTGCTCTGA
- the LOC144061703 gene encoding lysosomal cholesterol signaling protein-like isoform X2: MSSGPSCGASWSPRSASSQEYSEPFKVAVFTLVCVLTLMVASPENRYGKAGLYAIFATQSNDFALGHPIVDALYRSTYPEYLQYIYLVAPVSLMLLNPIGFALCEVQRWRRRTDHHVERSTASVLAVVTLQVLKNPIVFMVVVGIAAHFAMGQRIPDVLSQFIDGLANSFGGAALFYLGLTMVGQLRKLTRDTGVALILLITAKLLVMPLFCKEIMDILDVGVNSSSANHTSFSNFAFLYGVFPTAPSVAIYAGHYGMELEVVTSGMVISTFLSAPIMYVSAWLLTIPLMDPAPLVAELQNVSFNISIVCLLALVWTIAVMLLSGKFKCLPHLFVLNLFLAQFLVCVSMILWNFMSRREDNLTGKMLAFALLYGSLYSTYIWTGLIPLCLALTSRDDLLRLRPAIFMILGWGVPFFMVGGLLLVGQRTDSIDSAFFFGKAQIISTAAVLSVSLALAAVSLMGLSQGDREQRGYHVLSRATLPASSEEQLRTPAGVEDPLQQQQQQQQPQQEQSAELSPSGYSIFSDLHKPPSLQSMPDMITSTQRNHGNSTGHTGTLCDGQQQSLSSSEHLLNLTTPERQQAADDKQTVRHVLLCLLLFVSLLANLSSCLWWLLNKDPGHLYLELQFFCAVANYGQGFLSFGILGLDQHLILLPFKKMLSVWRGRDADRSSPAGGAREEVRLTCTQFVHYHKEQCVQGLLHVHSASGESASAPTGESLL, encoded by the exons ATGTCATCTGGTCCTTCCTGTGGAGCGTCCTGGTCGCCAAGGTCAGCTTCTTCTCAGGAGTACAGTGAACCATTTAAG GTGGCTGTGTTCACGCTGGTTTGTGTTCTCACGCTGATGGTTGCCAGTCCGGAAAACAGGTATGGCAAAGCCGGACTGTACGCCATCTTTGCCACGCAAAGCAACGACTTTGCCTTGGGCCATCCAATAG TGGATGCTTTGTATCGGAGCACGTACCCAGAGTACTTGCAGTACATTTACCTGGTGGCCCCCGTGTCGCTCATGCTGCTCAATCCCATCGGTTTTGCTCTGTGCGAGGTGCAGAGGTGGAGAAGGCGGACCGACCACCATGTGGAGCGAAGCACAGCCAGCGTGCTGGCGGTGGTCACCCTACAG GTGTTAAAGAACCCGATCGTGTTCATGGTGGTGGTGGGCATCGCCGCACACTTTGCTATGGGTCAGAGAATCCCTGACGTGCTGTCACAATTCATCGATGGCCTGGCTAACTCTTTCGGAGGGGCTGCTTTGTTTTACCTGGGTCTCACCATG GTTGGACAACTGAGGAAACTAACACGAGACACCGGCGTTGCGTTGATTCTCCTTATCACTGCCAAACT TCTGGTGATGCCGCTGTTCTGCAAAGAAATTATGGACATTTTGGATGTGGGCGTTAACAGTAGCAGCGCCAATCACACCAGCTTTTCCAACTTTGCCTTCCTCTACGGCGTCTTCCCGACTGCACCCAGTGTGGCCATCTACGCTGGACATTACGGCATGGAACTGGAGGTG GTAACGTCAGGGATGGTCATCAGCACATTCCTCTCGGCGCCCATCATGTACGTCTCGGCCTGGCTGCTGACCATCCCGCTGATGGACCCTGCGCCTCTGGTGGCCGAGCTTCAGAACGTCAGCTTCAACATCAGCATCGTATGCCTGCTGGCGCTG GTTTGGACCATCGCTGTGATGCTGCTCAGCGGGAAATTCAAGTGTCTTCCTCATCTCTTTGTCTTAAATCTCTTCTTGGCTCAG TTCCTGGTGTGTGTGAGCATGATCCTGTGGAACTTCATGTCCAGACGAGAGGATAATCTGACGGGCAAAATGCTGGCCTTTGCGCTGCTCTACGGCTCTCTTTACAGCACGTACATTTGGACAG GGTTAATCCCGTTGTGCTTGGCTCTGACCAGCAGAGATGATCTGCTCAGGCTTCGGCCGGCTATTTTCATGATTCTGGGTTGGGG GGTCCCTTTCTTCATGGTGGGAGGTCTTTTGTTAGTGGGTCAGAGGACCGACTCCATCGATTCTGCCTTCTTTTTTGGAAAAGCTCAG ATTATCAGCACAGCAGCAGTGCTGTCAGTCAGCCTGGCGCTGGCTGCTGTTTCTCTGATGGGCCTTAGCCAGGGAGACAGAGAGCAAAGAGGCTACCACGTCCTGAGTCGGGCTACACTACCTGCCTCCAGTGAGGAGCAGCTGAGGACCCCTGCTGGTGTGGAAGACccactacaacaacaacaacagcagcagcagccgcaacAAGAGCAGTCAGCAGAACTTTCACCTTCTGGCTACAGTATTTTTTCAG ACCTCCATAAGCCTCCTTCACTCCAGTCCATGCCGGATATGATCACCAGCACACAGAGGAACCATGGCAACAGCACAG GCCACACGGGGACGCTGTGCGACGGGCAGCAGCAGAGTTTGTCCTCTTCAGAACATCTACTGAACTTAACAACACCTGAGCGTCAGCAAGCCGCAGATGACAAGCAGACAGTCAGACACGTTCTGCTTTGTCTCCTGCTTTTTGTCAGCTTGCTAGCG AACCTGTCGAGTTGCCTGTGGTGGTTGCTAAACAAAGACCCCGGCCACCTGTACTTGGAGCTTCAGTTCTTCTGCGCCGTGGCCAACTACGGCCAAGGCTTCCTGTCCTTCGGGATCTTAGGCCTGGACCAGCATCTCATCCTCCTCCCCTTCAAAAAGAT GTTGTCTGTGTGGCGAGGACGAGACGCGGACCGCAGCAGTCCGGCAGGAGGTGCTCGCGAGGAAGTCCGGCTCACTTGCACGCAGTTTGTGCACTACCACAAGGAGCAATGTGTGCAAGGGCTGCTGCACGTGCACAG TGCCTCAGGGGAGAGCGCGAGTGCCCCAACTGGCGAATCCTTGCTCTGA